A single window of Narcine bancroftii isolate sNarBan1 chromosome 13, sNarBan1.hap1, whole genome shotgun sequence DNA harbors:
- the LOC138749033 gene encoding LOW QUALITY PROTEIN: phosphomannomutase 1 (The sequence of the model RefSeq protein was modified relative to this genomic sequence to represent the inferred CDS: inserted 2 bases in 2 codons): MRPAAMAESRPDSHTLCLFDVDGTLTPARQKISPELDEFFQRLRXKVKIGVVGGSDYTKIAEQLGEGEEVIQKFDYLFAENGTVQYRDGKFITKEAIQNYLGEELLQDLINFCLSYMSDIRLPCKRGTFIEFRNGMLNICPVGRSCSLAERLEFSRIDQKEKIREKFVAALQKEFSGKGLNCTRGGMISFDIYPEGWDKRYCLDILEKDGIKTIHFFGNETDPGGNDHEIFHDPXTIGYTVVSPEHTVRLCQELFLHE, encoded by the exons ATGCGGCCGGCAGCGATGGCTGAGAGCCGGCCCGACTCGCACACTCTCTGCCTCTTTGACGTGGACGGGACCCTCACTCCGGCCAGGCAG AAAATCTCTCCTGAGCTGGACGAGTTTTTCCAGCGACTGA AGAAGGTGAAGATTGGTGTCGTGGGCGGCTCGGATTACACCAAGATAGCGGAGCAGCTTGGGGAAGGAGAAGAAG TCATTCAGAAATTCGATTACCTCTTCGCTGAAAATGGAACGGTTCAGTACAGGGATGGAAAGTTCATCACCAAGGAG GCCATCCAGAACTACCTGGGTGAGGAGTTACTCCAGGACCTGATTAACTTCTGCCTCAGCTACATGTCTGACATCAGACTCCCCTGCAAAAG GGGCACTTTCATCGAGTTTCGGAACGGCATGTTGAACATCTGTCCTGTCGGCAGGAGCTGCTCCTTGGCAGAGCGTCTCGAATTCTCGCGGATTGACCAG AAGGAAAAGATCAGAGAGAAGTTTGTGGCAGCTTTGCAGAAGGAGTTCAGCGGGAAAGGGCTGAACTGTACAAGAG GAGGCATGATCAGCTTTGACATCTATCCCGAGGGTTGGGACAAACGTTACTGCCTGGATATCTTGGAAAAGGATGGAATTAAAACGATCCACTTCTTCGGCAATGAGACTGATCCG GGTGGAAACGACCATGAGATCTTCCATGACC AGACAATTGGATACACTGTGGTGTCACCGGAACATACGGTCAGATTGTGCCAAGAGCTCTTCCTGCATGAATGA
- the LOC138749034 gene encoding desumoylating isopeptidase 1-like — MESAPHPVKLYVYDLSRGLARQFSPFMLGKQLDGIWHTAIVVNGEEFFYGSGGIANCQPGGTLLGPPDSVVDLGTTEVTEELIMDYLSSLGESSFRGECYKLFEHNCNTFSNEVAQFLTGKKIPSYITDLPAEVLSTPFGQLIKPILDSVQIQPVGGTSINENNQS; from the exons ATGGAATCGGCGCCTCATCCCGTCAAACTCTACGTGTATGACCTATCCCGCGGCCTCGCCCGTCAGTTCAGCCCCTTCATGCTCG GAAAACAACTTGATGGAATATG GCACACTGCTattgttgtcaatggagaagagtTCTTCTACGGTTCTGGGGGAATTGCAAACTGCCAGCCA GGTGGGACTTTACTTGGGCCACCTGACTCTGTTGTTGACCTTGGTACCACAGAGGTGACTGAGGAGTTAATCATGGACTATTTATCATCTTTGGGAGAGTCATCATTCAG GGGAGAATGTTACAAACTTTTTGAACATAACTGCAATACATTCAGTAATGAAGTGGCTCAATTTCTTACTGGGAAGAAGATTCCATCCTATATCACAGACCTGCCTGCTGAGGTTTTATCGAC TCCTTTTGGGCAACTCATTAAGCCAATCCTCGATTCTGTTCAAATTCAACCTGTGGGCGGAACCAGCATCAATGAAAATAATCAAAGCTAA